The sequence below is a genomic window from Ignavibacteriales bacterium.
ATATTTGACACGTAAAAATTGTTAAATGCGGGAATAGCTCAGTTGGTAGAGCGCAACCTTGCCAAGGTTGATGTCGCGGGTTCGAGTCCCGTTTCCCGCTCACTCAAATCCACGAAAGTGGATTAATTTTTTTCATATCAGTATTTAAGGCGCTGTAGCCAAGTGGTTAAGGCGAAGGTCTGCAAAACCTTTATTCGTCGGTTCGACTCCGACCGGCGCCTCAAAATCCTTCCAAAAAATTTCCAGTCATAAAATGTATACAGTATATGTATTAAAAAGTTTAAAGGATCAAAAGCGATATATCGGTATGACATCTGAATTAACCAGAAGAATAGATGAGCATAATTTTGGAAAAGTTAAGTCAACAAGAAATAGAAGACAATTCATTCTATTTTATACTGAAGAGTTTAATACGAAAGAAGAAGCTACTGCGAGAGAAAAATTTTTCAAGACAGGAAAAGGGAGGGAATTTCTAAATTCGATAAAGAATTAATTTCTTGTGGTTAAGACGAAGTCTGCAACCCGCCTCAGGCGGGTGACTCCGACCGGTGCCTCAAGTCTTTCTTATTAACTGGAAAAATCGGATCCATAACAATTCTTTGGAAGAGATTATTCTCAGGACAAACTGAAAGAGAATTTACTTCCTATAATGTAGATGAAATAAAACTCTCCACAGCTTCATCTTTGGACTTAAACATATCCATAAGTTTCACTGTGCCGGTCTTAGTAAGAAGGTCTAATGCAAGT
It includes:
- a CDS encoding GIY-YIG nuclease family protein — translated: MYTVYVLKSLKDQKRYIGMTSELTRRIDEHNFGKVKSTRNRRQFILFYTEEFNTKEEATAREKFFKTGKGREFLNSIKN